The following are encoded in a window of Oncorhynchus mykiss isolate Arlee chromosome 31, USDA_OmykA_1.1, whole genome shotgun sequence genomic DNA:
- the LOC110504812 gene encoding ras-GEF domain-containing family member 1C isoform X1, translating into MPQTVFPAAGTMFTPSGFSPHLASTCSEADHEEEEGPQEARGPGACVADGPPITSASLDTLIQHLVPTADYYPEKAYVFTFLLSARLFISPPELLARLCDTCIKQQQLDQSPLDTAKVRKFGPKILQLLTEWTETFPTDFRDQKMVGLFKDIIHRIAPCDEAYWKTLNQVLQTLNQKLAAIAQGEESIVKVNASSVSSISDKLVGFKTKPPPIQKDILSICNDPYTLAQQLTHVELEHLSYIGPEEFVQAFVQKDPLDSTQQPCFSEQKKKTTNLEAYVRWFNRLCYLVATEICMPAKKKQRAQVIEFFIDVARECFNIGNFNSLMAIISGMNMSPVSRLKKTWGKAKTAKFFILEHQMDPTGNFYNYRTALRGAVHRSQTANSIREKIVIPFFSLLIKDIYFLNEGCANRLPNGHVHFAKFVELARQVGEFMTWKQIECPFETDRSILHYLHTAPIFSEDGLYLASYESESPENQVEKDRWKALRSNILVKTKELKEHHGS; encoded by the exons ATGCCCCAGACTGTGTTCCCAGCAGCAGGCACCATGTTCACCCCCAGTGGCTTCAGCCCCCACCTGGCCTCCACCTGCTCTGAGGCTGAccatgaggaggaggaaggcccCCAGGAGGCCAGAGGACCTGGGGCTTGCGTGGCCGACGGACCCCCCATTACCTCCGCCTCTCTGGACACTCTCATCCAGCACCTGGTGCCCACCGCAGACTACTACCCAGAG AAAGCCTATGTGTTTACATTCCTGCTGAGTGCTCGTCTGTTCATCTCTCCTCCTGAGCTGCTGGCCAGACTCTGTGACAcctgcatcaaacaacaacagtTGGACCAGAGTCCACTGGACACG GCTAAAGTGAGGAAGTTTGGTCCCAAGATCCTGCAGCTGCTGACTGAGTGGACAGAGACGTTTCCCACAGACTTCAGAGACCAGAAGATGGTGGGCCTTTTCAAAGATATCATCCACAGGATAGCACCCTGTGatgag GCGTATTGGAAGacactgaaccaggttttgcAGACCCTGAACCAGAAGCTGGCAGCCATCgcccagggagaggagagcatTGTCAAAGTGAATGCCTCCTCAGTCTCCTCAATCTCAGACAAGCTGGTGGGCTTCAAGACCAAGCCTCCACCTATCCAGAAGGATATACTGTCTATCTGCAATGACCCATACACACTGGCACAGCAACTCACCCATGTGGAACTG gAACATCTCAGTTATATCGGTCCTGAGGAGTTTGTCCAAGCCTTTGTTCAGAAAGACCCACTAGATAGCACTCag CAGCCGTGTTTCAGTGAGCAGAAGAAGAAGACCACTAACCTGGAGGCTTATGTCAGGTGGTTCAACAGGCTGTGCTACCTGGTAGCTACTGAGATCTGTATG CCTGCTAAGAAGAAACAGAGAGCCCAGGTGATTGAGTTCTTCATCGACGTGGCCAGAGAGTGCTTCAACATTGGCAATTTCAACTCCCTCATGGCCATCATCT CTGGTATGAATATGAGTCCTGTGTCTCGGTTGAAGAAGACGTGGGGCAAAGCCAAGACTGCCAAGTTCTTCATCCTGGAG CATCAGATGGACCCTACTGGAAACTTCTACAACTACAGAACAGCACTTAGGGGAGCCGTCCACAGGTCCCAGACTGCTAATAGCATCAGGGAGAAG ATTGTGATTCCCTTCTTCAGCCTACTGATCAAAGACATATACTTCCTGAATGAGGGATGTGCCAACCGCTTGCCCAATGGTCATGTACATTTTGCG AAATTTGTGGAATTGGCTCGCCAGGTGGGAGAGTTTATGACGTGGAAACAGATAGAGTGTCCGTTTGAGACAGACAGGAGCATCCTCCACTACCTCCACACTGCTCCCATCTTCAGTGAGGACG GCCTCTACCTGGCATCCTATGAGAGTGAGAGCCCAGAGAACCAGGTGGAGAAGGACAGGTGGAAAGCACTCAG
- the LOC110504812 gene encoding ras-GEF domain-containing family member 1C isoform X2, whose product MPQTVFPAAGTMFTPSGFSPHLASTCSEADHEEEEGPQEARGPGACVADGPPITSASLDTLIQHLVPTADYYPEKAYVFTFLLSARLFISPPELLARLCDTCIKQQQLDQSPLDTAKVRKFGPKILQLLTEWTETFPTDFRDQKMVGLFKDIIHRIAPCDEAYWKTLNQVLQTLNQKLAAIAQGEESIVKVNASSVSSISDKLVGFKTKPPPIQKDILSICNDPYTLAQQLTHVELEHLSYIGPEEFVQAFVQKDPLDSTQPCFSEQKKKTTNLEAYVRWFNRLCYLVATEICMPAKKKQRAQVIEFFIDVARECFNIGNFNSLMAIISGMNMSPVSRLKKTWGKAKTAKFFILEHQMDPTGNFYNYRTALRGAVHRSQTANSIREKIVIPFFSLLIKDIYFLNEGCANRLPNGHVHFAKFVELARQVGEFMTWKQIECPFETDRSILHYLHTAPIFSEDGLYLASYESESPENQVEKDRWKALRSNILVKTKELKEHHGS is encoded by the exons ATGCCCCAGACTGTGTTCCCAGCAGCAGGCACCATGTTCACCCCCAGTGGCTTCAGCCCCCACCTGGCCTCCACCTGCTCTGAGGCTGAccatgaggaggaggaaggcccCCAGGAGGCCAGAGGACCTGGGGCTTGCGTGGCCGACGGACCCCCCATTACCTCCGCCTCTCTGGACACTCTCATCCAGCACCTGGTGCCCACCGCAGACTACTACCCAGAG AAAGCCTATGTGTTTACATTCCTGCTGAGTGCTCGTCTGTTCATCTCTCCTCCTGAGCTGCTGGCCAGACTCTGTGACAcctgcatcaaacaacaacagtTGGACCAGAGTCCACTGGACACG GCTAAAGTGAGGAAGTTTGGTCCCAAGATCCTGCAGCTGCTGACTGAGTGGACAGAGACGTTTCCCACAGACTTCAGAGACCAGAAGATGGTGGGCCTTTTCAAAGATATCATCCACAGGATAGCACCCTGTGatgag GCGTATTGGAAGacactgaaccaggttttgcAGACCCTGAACCAGAAGCTGGCAGCCATCgcccagggagaggagagcatTGTCAAAGTGAATGCCTCCTCAGTCTCCTCAATCTCAGACAAGCTGGTGGGCTTCAAGACCAAGCCTCCACCTATCCAGAAGGATATACTGTCTATCTGCAATGACCCATACACACTGGCACAGCAACTCACCCATGTGGAACTG gAACATCTCAGTTATATCGGTCCTGAGGAGTTTGTCCAAGCCTTTGTTCAGAAAGACCCACTAGATAGCACTCag CCGTGTTTCAGTGAGCAGAAGAAGAAGACCACTAACCTGGAGGCTTATGTCAGGTGGTTCAACAGGCTGTGCTACCTGGTAGCTACTGAGATCTGTATG CCTGCTAAGAAGAAACAGAGAGCCCAGGTGATTGAGTTCTTCATCGACGTGGCCAGAGAGTGCTTCAACATTGGCAATTTCAACTCCCTCATGGCCATCATCT CTGGTATGAATATGAGTCCTGTGTCTCGGTTGAAGAAGACGTGGGGCAAAGCCAAGACTGCCAAGTTCTTCATCCTGGAG CATCAGATGGACCCTACTGGAAACTTCTACAACTACAGAACAGCACTTAGGGGAGCCGTCCACAGGTCCCAGACTGCTAATAGCATCAGGGAGAAG ATTGTGATTCCCTTCTTCAGCCTACTGATCAAAGACATATACTTCCTGAATGAGGGATGTGCCAACCGCTTGCCCAATGGTCATGTACATTTTGCG AAATTTGTGGAATTGGCTCGCCAGGTGGGAGAGTTTATGACGTGGAAACAGATAGAGTGTCCGTTTGAGACAGACAGGAGCATCCTCCACTACCTCCACACTGCTCCCATCTTCAGTGAGGACG GCCTCTACCTGGCATCCTATGAGAGTGAGAGCCCAGAGAACCAGGTGGAGAAGGACAGGTGGAAAGCACTCAG